A stretch of DNA from Methanobacterium sp. Maddingley MBC34:
TGATGAGATCATGAAATCACAGGAAGTCACCCTGGAAGGTGAGAAACTGCGACACTCCGCACCCCTGGCAGTATGTACATTGTGTGTGGGGGAGACCAAGGTTAACAAGAAATATCACAGGGGGATCCTGCGTCGAATCGATGGATTCCAGAGTTATGAAGGAGAATAGTCAATCATAATCTATTATATATAATTTATTATCAAATTATTAATTATAAGGTGTTATATAATGAGTAAAGTTCCCATTGATATTGCTCAAAAAAACAAAATTTTAATGTTGCTTCCAGGTTACAACTGCGGTATCTGCGGATATGCACGTTGTGATGAATTTGCAGGAGCACTATTAAGGAAACGAGCACCACTTGAAAAGTGTCGTTTCATGTATCAGGAGATTTTTCAGGATGATCTGGTCAAACTTCAGGAATTACTAAAGGAAACTAAAATAATACCTGAAAAAGAGAAAATTGTTGGGGTTTTAGATGGGTACGAGGCAGATATCATACTCAAACCTCTTCCAGAGGAAGAATCATGCAGAGAAACCCTCTACCCATTCACCAGAGAAGAAATAAAGCAGGGTGAAATCATAAGATACCGTCCTCTAGGCTGTCCAATTATTCACTTTGCCAAAGTTCTGGATGAAAACCACGGTTTAATCACAGTTCACATGATTGGCCCCTGCCATCGCCTGGATTCAGAGGCTGACTTCGACTATAAAGAGATAGGAGTCTGTATGGTGGGTGGATTTGAGGGATTGATAGAGGGTGAACTCCCCAGAGTGGGTGAAACAGTCCGTTTTCTGCCGTACCACTGTATGATGCAGAAAGTTCACTCCGGTGTAGTGGTCCAACTGGAAGGTAGAAGAGCAATCATTGAGGGTATCGACCTTAAGGTATGGGCACCCCCAGTTAAGGGATAAAATACTATTATCAACAAAAAAATCCACAACTATTCTCCCAACTTTAAATTTCTCTTTCCTTATTTTATTGATATCATGAACCATAAAAACCATGAATCTTATCAAAACCATGAATATATGGAGTATTCTGAAGGAAAAAATAGTTACAAGTTAATAGCCATTAACACAGGTTACATTAAACCTGGAGAACCCTATGATGTTATTCTTGAAAATGCTATAAATCTCCTGGAGGATGGGGATTTTTTAGTAATCTCCGAAACACCTTTAGCTGTATCTCAGGGGAGGCTTGTTGACGAAGCTGAATTTAAACCCTCAATCAGTGCATTTATCCTGGCAGATGTGTGGTCCAAATATTTATGGGGTTATATATTTGGCCCGTTAATGGGTATTAAAAAAAGAACCATCAAAAACCTCCGAAAACTTCCCCCTGAGGCTCGTTCCCATAAAGAGGTTATATTACAGCATTATGGTTGGAAACACGCTTTGAAACCAGCTTCTGAGGCAGGTGTGGATCTGAGCAATGCACCCGGGAGTTACGTCTCATTGTTACCGGATGATCCACAGGGCCTTTCAGAGGAAATATCCCTGAAAATCCAACGTATATCTGGTAAAAATGTAACTGTGATGATCATCGACACTGATGCAACTTACAAAATTGGGAAAACAATATTTACATCCCTCCCAATTTCCATAGCTGAGATCAAGAATAATTGGGGAATGTTTGGATATTTATTAGGTCGATTGGGGCACATAGTAGGTCCCACTCCACTGGGTGTTTCCCAGGAGCATAACATTGACAAAATTCTTCAAATCGCCAGGGCAGCCGAAGAATACCAGAAAATTCATGAAAACAATATGGAAACAGTATATGATATGCAAAAACTACTTGAGGGAGATGTTAATACCATAACTATAGATATGCTTGATTCAATAACTCACACACCTGCGGTGATAGTTCGAAAGTATGATAAATAATTTTTAAACTCTTTATTAAAGATAGGTTAAAGTTGATTTTGGTTATTAGGATGGGCTATTAAAAAAATATAAATACTATCTTGGTCCATATAGATAGTTAACCCAAGATATTTTTAACACCCATATACATAGCTCTATTTCAATGAACACTAGCTAAAGTGGTTATTGTTAATAACACAAGGGGTCTTTTAGGGGCGGAGAGAACCATTTTAGTTTTTCAAATTTAGGCGGCTAATTCACACCAAGGCGGGTGATATTTAATTAGCATGGCTTGGTTTGACCTATCCATTTTATGGTTGATTTCTTTCTCTCCATGTGAGGAGATTAAATGCTTAAACTTAATGATCCGGAAATACAAGAGCTGCTAAAAATGTCAAAACATGAAGGAGGAAACGCGATGCTTGCAGATCCTAACGTGCAGGAGATTCTCATTGATGTTACTAAAGATGATGAGAATAGCATCCCTATTATTCAATGTTTATTGAATGGTAAAACAACCGATGAGGAAATTGCAGAAGAAACTGAAATTCGACTTAACATTGTAAGAAGAATACTCTATAAATTATACGATGCAGGTGTGGCCAGTTACAAGAGAAGTAAGGATCCTGAAACTCAATGGTATACTTACAGTTGGAAATTTGAAGAAGAGAAGATCGCGGAGATTATATCAGAGAAATTTGAAAAATTCTCCCGTGAAATTCATCAATCTCTGGAATATGAAGAAGATAACATGTTTTTTGTCTGTCCCAATGGGTGTCGATATAACTTTGAAGAAGCTTCTGAAAGAAACTTCATATGCCCTGACTGCAATACTAACATGGAGTTCCAGGATAATTCCTCAATCATAACGGAATTAAAGGAATTAAAGGAAAAAATGAGTTAATAATTTTCCTAATTCCATTCCTTAAATATTTTAAATGTAAAATGTATTTCCCGGATGCAAATTCTTATCTAGGGTAACACTATTCAAATCCAATTTAAACCAATATGCATTTTAAAAAAAGTCACAGACACTTAAGGTCACAGACAATTTAAATATATACTTGAAAATTTTATGGGTAATGATTTTTTTGCGCATATAAAAATTTTATTCCACCAAAACCATGGGTGAATACTTGATTTTAAATAAATATCCCTCTTCCAATATTTTAAAAGAATTTGATTGTCCTTTTTTCGTGATTGAACACTCCCAGGCAGTCCTTTCAAGGGCAATTAAGTTGGTAACAGATTTTGAATTGGATGTGGACCTGGATCTGGTTAAAACAGGAGCCATTCTCCATGATGTTGGTCGTTCCAGGACCCATGGAATAGATCATGCCATTGTTGGGGCAGAAATACTCAAAAACAGGGAATTTCCCCCGGAAGTGGTTAACATTGTGGAAAGGCACATTGGGGCAGGAATTACTAAAAAAGAAGCTTTAAGTTTAGGATTGCCCCCTAAGGATTATATTCCCATTACTTTAGAGGAAAAATTGGTGGCACATGCTGACAACCTCATACACGGCACTCAAGAGGTTAATTTAGATTTTGTAATAAAAAAATGGAAGAAAAACCTGGGAGAAAACCATCCATCCATACCTAAAATCATAAAACTACACTATGAAATTACGGGGGCCAAGTTCCAGTTACCAAAATCTAGAATAAGATCCCAATAGGATAAAAGATCCCAATTTGGTTAAATTTCACTTTAAATTTTCATTAACTACTCATTAATTTAAGTATAATTCTATTTACGCATATATGTAATTTTATTTTCGTATAATGGCTTTGCTATTTGGTTTTATTCATTATATTATACTAGATTAATATGATGTCTAATAAATAGAGGACTATATCTATCTTGATTAAGCGTGTATTATTATAATTTAGAATATAAGAATTAGTGTATAAAAAATATAATGAGACAGATATTGTTCTGTATTTCTAAAAAATGTATAATTTCTAAAAAGTATATTTATTGGGTGGTAATTTGGATAAAAAAAGAATTGTAGTATTTATAGGACCTTCACTCCCATTAAAAGAGGCACAAAAAATTTTGGATGCTGAGTATCATCCTCCTGTGGCAAGAGATGATGTTGCTATTCTTCTAAACGATCCTCCAGATATCATCGGGATAATTGATGGTGTTTTTTATCAGCAGCCTGCTGTTTCCCACCGGGAAATACTTAAGGCACTGGAAGCTGGCATCACAGTGGTGGGTGGGTCCAGTATGGGGGCTCTTAGATCAGCAGAACTGGACTATGCTGGTATGATTGGAATCGGAACTGTTTACCAGAAGTATCGGGATGGAGTAATAGAATCGGATGATGATGTGGCTATTGTTTTCAATCCAGTAACCCATGAATTACTCTGTGAAGCCCTGGTGAGTATGAATCACAACTTCCAGATGGCAGAAAAAGAAGGTATAATCACCTCTGAGGATGTTGAAACCCTGTACCAAACTGCTAAAAATATTTATTATCCTCAAAGAACGTATCCTCGTGTTTTGAAGGATTCTAACTTGGGAGAAGATAAGATTCACGAACTTGAAGTTTTTTTAGACAATAACCAGATCGATGTTAAGGCAGAGGATGCCCGAAAAGTGTTAGAGTACCTTAAAAAAATGGTTTAAATTTCCGTAAAAATGTTTTTCATACCATTTTCGTGTTTTTAATACATTCTCGTGGAATATTAATGTTTAATCAAGTCATTCTACTCAAGTCTTTCTATTCAAATCATTTTCTACTCAAGTCATCACTCAAATATGATTGGACACATATAATGTATTAGACCAATTAATTGATTGGATCATGTATTGGAATTAATTGAGTAATAATTGTATTGGATTTGACGTTTTTAGTAGACTTAGCATTGTATGAATTAATTATAATTATTGGAGTAACTATTCGAGAATAATATTAGGGAGAATAATATTAGGATTAAAGTGGTATTTTATGGATATAAAAGGAAAGATGGATAGATTAAGGGACTATCTTCACGGAAAAAAGGTGGTTGTTGCATTTTCTGGGGGAGCAGACAGTACACTACTGGCTTGGCTTGCCAAAGAAGAGGCAAAGGATGCAATGGCGGTTACTGTGGATAATGGTGTTATGCCTGCAGAATGTGTCCAGAATGCAGAACAGATCGCCCAAAAAATAGGGATCAAACATCTGGTCGTGCGTGAAAACTTTCTAGAAGATCTTGCATTTGAAATAAACCCTCCTAACCGGTGTTATGTATGTAAGATGAAAATGCACCAGAGACTGGAAAAAATAGCAAAGAAAGGGCATTATGATGCGGTGGTTGATGGCACTAACATCAGTGATCTGATGGAGGATAGGCCTGGAATAATGGTTAACATAGAAAAAAACGTTAAAACACCCCTTGTAAAATCAGGATTCACGTCCCCTGATGTGAAAGAAGTTTTAAAGCAGAATAATATGGATTATAATCCATCTACCACCTGTTTTGCCACCAGGATCCCCACCGGAAAAGCAATCACTTCCAAGAAGATCAACCGCATAAGCTATGCTGAAAATCTCATCAAAAACCTCACAGGTCTTGAGGTGGTCCGGGTGAGAGATGATGATGGAATGGCCCGTATTGAAGTTCAAAATGTTGATAAACTTATTGACCGTGGATTACTGCATCACTTGGATTTAGAACTTAAGGCAGTGGGTTTTAGGAGAGTAACTCTAGATATCAGTGGGCACGATGATTCGAAAGATCAAATGATGATCTATAAACCATGTAAAGGTGACAAAAATAAGATAATGTTCGAAACAGAACTTCCTTACCATTTTAACATTTCGGAAACCTGCCTTGAACTGGAAACCCTGGGTAAAGTTAAGTGTTCCAAGGAGATGGGCATAGTCATGCTGGAGATTGAAGGTACAAACTTCACTCTATTTGCCAATGGAAAAATCGTCGCCCGTAAAGTTAGAGGTCCTAAAGAGGCTCAAGAGTTACTGTTTAAGGTACTACCGTGTTTGCGGAGGCAAATAACGAATTTAAATAATTTTGATTAAATAATTTTGATAAAAAGATTTCTGAGGTATGAAAAGGTATTGTAAAGAGATAGTTAGTATAAAGAAATATTTGGTGTATAAGATATTGGCGGTGTGAAAATATTGGCTGTTAAAATAGATATCTCTTGACATATATATTCTATCAAATTTCTTTATGTACGTTCTCTTTAACTTTACGCCGAAATGCAGTGAGTTTTTTGAAAAATCCTCTATCATCGTTTCCAGAGAGGACGATGATATCTCCTTCTACTTCCAGTACTTCACCATCAGCTTCTATGTTCTCGATCTCAACCATGATCTCGGAAGCATCTTTAAGAATGTCATTGGCAGTGTAAGAATAATCTATAACCATTGTTTCGTGGGGATGAACTTCTTGCAGGGCTCTTTTAATTGTCAATTCAAGTATCTGGAAGAATGTTTCCAGTTGAGGGGCCCCTTCCCACCACATGGTGGCCATAATGAATCTAAGATTGATGTCCTGCAGGGAGACTTCCCCTCCTTTTTTACCAACGATACGGATAATTTCAGGATCAGCTTTTATTTTAATAATTGGTTTTACTATAGGAGTTGTTTCTGACATTTTAATCAATATGTTTGTTTGAGTGTTTATTTATTGGATAATAAAAAAATACAATTAAAAAATTAATTATAAATCAACTATGAATTAATTAATCAATTTTTTTTAATCAATAATTGATTTAATGAGGTCACCGGCCCTTACCAGTCCAACCAGTTCTCCTTCTACATCAATAACTGGCATCTGTTCAATATTCCTTTGCCTCATTTTATTGGCACAATCCTTGACTGGAGTCTTGGTGGTAACTATAGCCAGGTCACTGGTAGCCACGTCTCGCACTTCCTTATCAGAGAATTGTAAATGGTTTTTAAAAACATAGAGTACGTTTGTACTATCCCATGACCATTTATCCCCTTCAGTACCCACAGAAGTATTGTGTACGGTTTGTTCGGATACCACTTCACTTTCTTCCAGGAAATCGGTTTCAGTTAATATTCCTGAAGGTTTTCCTTCGTTGTTAAGGGCTAGTAGTACCTTAAGGTTGAAGTAACGCATTATGGAGAATGCAACATTCAGGGGAGTTCTCTCCCAGGTGGTTGGTACATTAAGAAGTATGTAGTTTTCAGCAGGGTCATTAAGATCCATCTTCCACAATGCCTTGTTAATGAGGTCTGATGCGGTGACTAAACCTACTAACTCTTCATTATCCACTACAGGAACTCTTCTAATATTGTTTTCAACCATTTTTTTGGCTGCGTCTCTTATATCGTCATCAGGGGCTACAGTTATCATTTCCCTGGTCATTATCAGGGCAATTTGCTCTTCATCGGGGTTTTCCACCAGATCAGTTCTGGTGAGTATACCGACCAATGTTTTTGTGCCCTTTTTTACCACAGGTAAACCTGATACATTGTTTTTTCTCATGATTTCCAGTGCATTGGCACGATTCCCAGGTACTTGAATGTAGTGTATTTCCTCTGACATTATGTCCTTTATCTGCATTGTCTCACCAGCTGTTAGCTGAATTAAAAGAAATATAAAAAATAGAATTATTTTTTAGTGAACGGCTAAGACCGGGCATTTTGCGGATCTAACCACTTTTTCAGTTACACTGCCCAGTAAAAATCGGTCTAAACCATGTTTTCCTGATGTTCCCATGACTACCAGATCCACATCTTCCTTTTCCACAGTTTTTAATATGGCATCAGCAGGGGATCCTTCCTCAGTTTTAAGGGTTATTTGGATATCTTCTATTTTGAGTTCCTTTTCTTCCTCAGTAACCATTTCTGAAATTCTTTCCAGGGATCTTCTCCCTTCTTCTTTAAGCATCTCTTTGATTCTTACAATGAGGTCTTCTGCAGGAAGCCCCACAAGTGAGGATGTTTCAATCACATTTAAAACGATAATTTCAGCGCCGCTTTTGCTTGCTATCCAGATGGCGTGCTCAGCTGCTTTTTCAGCAAATTTTGAGCCATCGGTAGGCAATAATATTTTCTGGTACATAGTTTCACCTAAGGTATACTAAGTTACCATCTGTCATGAGACCTATTATGTTTTTCGATTCAGTGCGGTTAATCAGGGACAGTATGGGATTATTTGATAACTGTTCCACCATCATGATATCTGCCAGCATACCCTCTTGGATACATCCAATGTTGAGGTTCAGGGCAGAACTAGCATTGACAGTAGCCATCTTCAGGATCTCTACAGGGGGGAAATATTCCCTGTAATATCCCCTGGTAACTTTCAGAGCGTATTCCATTTCCCTGAACATGTTGGGTGAATTGAACATCAGGTTATCTGTGCCCAGGAGAAGGTTAATTCCCTTATCCCACATTTCTTTTATGGGAGGTATTCCAACAGAAAGAGCACCATTGGAACGCGGACAGCAGACAACAGATTTATTTGTTTCTGTCAGAATGTCCAGATCTAAGTTAAGTGGGGCTGTGACATGGATCAGAATATCAAAACCCGCTTCCAGGGCCCTTTGAACTTCGGTTTTACCTGTGGTCTTAATTGAGTTCTGTTGTACTTCTTCGTATTCTGCAGTATGAATTGCCGCCAGCTTACCCTCACTGGAACATGTCCTGGTAATGATTTTCACCACATCTTCGCTTAGCTCAGCAAAACCACTTAAACCAACACCATCTGCCGATTCAAGGAGTTTTTGAGCGTTTTTTCTTATTTCCGATCCCAACTCAGGACTTAGAGGATGGGGGAAGGGTTGGAAAAATGAATCATGACGTCCCAGAATCACCTTGCGCAGGGGAATATCTTCACCTGCCTTTTCAAGTAGAGATATTCCATTAACTCCTCCTTCCCTGAAATCAACTATGGTACTGGTTCCGGTGTCCAGCATTTCATTGAGGGAACTTCGCATGGAGTTTATAATATCCTGGGGATTTGCACTATTAAGTAGCTGGTGTTTCAGGCCGTTTGGTGGTTTGACAATTTTTTCAATGGACTCTCCGTCACCAATATCTTTGACCACTGAGTCTCCCATGTGCACATGGCTGTTAATTAATGATGGGGAAACAATACAACCTTTAGCATTTATTTCCTTACCTCCAGATGCATTGGGAGAAACTTCCACAATGAGATTATCTTCAATCAGAATATTTGCTTGTGTTGGCTCCATCTGGGGACCATAAAGTACCAGGCCATTTTTGATGTTAAGCATACAGGGGAAAGTATGTTCATGGAGATATTTAATCCTTTGATAAATTATCTTTGAGTTAATTATCTTATTGAAAATCAATCTTATTGAAAATCATTTTAAAAGAAAATTTTATCATATTTAATATTGAATTCAAACTTCTATTTATAAGAAGAAACTTTTAAAAAAATTTAAAAAAAAAGAATTTTTTAAATAGTTTTAAAATATTTAAAAATTAAGCAGTTCCATGGTATTCATTAAGAGATTTAACTCCAATTTTCCCTTTTTCAACATTTTCAATGGCGTTTAAAGCTGCTCTTGCCCCTGCCAGTGTGGTCACGTAAGGTATTGCCAGTTCAACTGCCATTCTCCTGATGTAGTATCCGTCGTCTGCAGATTGTTTGCCTGAGGGGGTGTTGATGATCATGGCCACTTCCTTGTTAAGGATGGCATCCTGTATATTCGGTGAACCCTGACTGATTTTGCGTATGATTTCTATATCCACCTGGTCCTGAACTGCAAGGGCAGTTCCCCTTGTTGCAATTAGTTTAAAACCAAGTTCTTTGGCTTTTTGTGCTATGTCCAAAATTTTATCCTTATCTGCATCACGAACACTTATGAATATGGTGCCTTTCTGGGGTAGTTCCATTCCTGCTGAAAGCTGTGCCTTATAGTAGGACACTCCGAAGTTTTCATCAATCCCCATGCTTTCCCCAGTTGATTTCATCTCCGGTCCCAGGATAGAATCTGCTTCAGGGAGTTTTATGAATGGGAAGATAGATTCTTTAACCGCCACATGATTTATTTTCACTTCATCACGCAGTCCGAAATCTTTGAGTTTTTTACCCATCATTAATTCCGCTGCGATTTTGGCAAGGGGCACACCCACTGCTTTACTCACGAATGGAACGGTCCGGCTCGCCCGGGGGTTTGCTTCTAAGATGTAAACTATGGGATTATCTTCATCCATTTTAAATGCGTACTGGATGTTCATGAGCCCCACCACATCCAGTTCCAGTGCCAGTTTGGTGGTGTAATCCTTGATGGTTTTCAGGATATCTTTAGAAAGACTTTGTGGGGGTATAACACAGGCAGAGTCTCCGGAGTGCACACCGGCTTCTTCAATGTGTTCCATTATTCCTCCAATGAAAACTTCTTTTCCATCTGAGAGGGCATCCACATCTATCTCAATGGCATCTTCCAGGAATTTATCCACCAATATAGGGTGTTCTGGTGATATGCGTACTGCTTCGGTCATGTATTCCCTGAGTTCATCGTCATCATAGACGATCTGCATGGCTCGACCACCCAGAACATAGGAGGGTCGCACCAGTACCGGGAATCCAATTCGTTCTGCTACTTTACGGGCATCTTCAAAGGAATGGGCAATACCATAATCTGCCTGAGGTATTTCCAGTTTATTTAAAACTTCAGTGAACCTTTCCCTGTCTTCAACCCGATCAATACTTTCGTGTGGTGTTCCCAGGATACGTACTCCTTCCATGGCCAGGGGAACTGCCAGGTTAATGGAAGTCTGACCTCCAAACTGCACCACCACTCCGTAGGGGTTTTCCTTATTGATGATGGCCAAAACATCTTCCAGGGTGAGTGGTTCGAAGTAGAGTTTACTGGAGATATCGTAATCAGTACTGACTGTTTCCGGGTTGTTGTTAATGATAATGGTCTCAATACCAGTATCTTTAAGAGCCATAGCAGCATGAACACAACAGTAATCAAATTCAATACCCTGACCAATCCTGATAGGGCCGGCACCAATTATTATAACTTTTTTCTCATCAGAAACAGTAACTTCATCTTCTTCTTCATAACAACCATAGTAATAAGGAGTTTTGGCTTCGAATTCTGCTGCACAAGTGTCAACCATTTTATAGGAAGGAATTATTCCTTCTTTTTCCCTGGCCTTTCGGATGCTATCTTCCTCCAGGCCGGTGATTTGGGATATTTTACGGTCTGAAAAGCCCATTTTCTTGGTTTTACGCATTACATCTGGTTGAAGAATTGTTTCGGAGTTTATATGTTTTTCCCACTCAACTATGTTCAGTATTTTATGTAAGAAGAAAGGATCAATCTGGGTTATGTCCAGGATTTCCTTAACAGTCATCCCTGACTTTAATGCACTGTAAACTTGGAACAAACGCTCATCAGTGGCATTTTTAAGTTTTTCTTCATTAAATTCTACAGTATCAAACCCGAAGCTTCCCACATCCAGACTGCGGATTGCTTTGTGTAAGGATTCCTCCAGGGTGCGGCCGATGGCCATGACTTCACCTGTGGATTTCATCTGAATCCCTATTTCGCGGCTGATGCCTTTGAACTTGTCGAATGGCCAGCGGGGTATTTTAGTAATGATATAATCCAGGCTGGGCTCGAAGGATGCAGGTGTTTCCTTGGTGATGTCATTTTGAATCTCATCCAGGGTCATGCCCACTGCAATCTTGGAGGAGATCTTGGCAATAGGGTATCCAGTGGCCTTTGAAGCCAGGGCACTACTCCTACTTACCCTGGGATTAACTTCAATGACCTTGTATTCTCCGGTGATGGGGTGTACTGCGAACTGTATGTTACAGCCGCCCTGTATCTCCAGGGCACGTATGATTTTGATGGAAGCATTCCTGAGGCGCTGGTTATCCACATCAGACAGGGTCTGGGAAGGAGCCACCACAATACTCTCCCCAGTGTGAATTCCCATGGGATCCAGGTTTTCCATGTTACACACAATGATACAAGTATCATTTTTGTCCCTCATTACCTCGTACTCAAATTCTTTCCAGCCCATCACTGACTGGTCAATGAGTACTTGATTGATGTAGCTCATATCCAGTCCTCTGGTGGCGATTTCTTCCAGTTCCTGCTGGTTATGGGCAACTCCCCCTCCAGTTCCACCCAGGGTAAAAGCAGGTCTGACAATAACCGGGTATCCTATTTCCTTGACCGCTAGCAGTGCATCTTCTAAAGTGGACACTGCCTTGGCTTTTGGAACCGGTTCATTGAGTTCTTTCATGAAATGATCGAAAAGATCCCGATCCTCCACGTTTTTAATGGTCTGGACTGATGAGCCAATTACTTTGACTCCTTCCAGAGCACCGATCTTTTCCAGTCCAGTGGCAACGTTCAAACCAGTCTGTCCACCCATGGTAGGAAGAACTGCATCTGGCTTTTCTTTTCTGATGATCTGGGCCACAATTTCAGGAGTTAATGGTTCAACGTAAACTGAATCAGCCATGTCCATATCAGTTTGAATGGTAGCTGGGTTACTGTTCACGAGCACAGTTTCAATACCCTCTTCCTGGAGGGATTTACAGGCTTGAGAGCCTGAATAATCAAATTCAGCGGCCTGACCAATTTGTATTGGGCCTGATCCGATGATTAGTACCTTGTTAATGTCTTTGTCCCGCGGCATTTCTAATCCTCTTTGTCCTCTATATCCCTATAAATCAAATTTAAACTAAAATCTATTATAATCCTATGATTTAATCTAATTTAAACACTTAAAACCTAATAAACATTTTATTCAATACTTTTTAAGGTTTTCCACGAAGTTGTCGAAGTAATAATCAGTGTCGTGTGGTCCGGGTCCAGCTTCTGGATGGTACTGTACACTGGATATGGGGAGTTCCTGGTGTTCTATTCCCTCTACCGTGCCATCGTTAAGGTTTATCTGGGTGACATTTATGGGTAGATCCTCACAGGCTTTATGATCAATGGTGAAACCATGATTCTGGGATGTTATAGAAACTTTACCTGATTTGAGATCCTTAACTGGCTGATTTATTCCCCTGTGTCCGAATTTCATTTTGTAGATCTTGGCACCAAAGGCCATGGAAATTATCTGCTGCCCCAAACAGATACCAAAAATAGGAAGTCTCTCGGAAAGTTTTTGTACGGTTTGGATGGTTTCCCTCACCCTGCTGGGATCCCCGGGTCCACTTGAAACCAGAAGAGCTCCTGGTTCATAGTCCATAATTTCCTGGGATGAAGTATTGTAGGGAAGAAGAACAACACCAATCTCCCTTTTGAGGAGGGCGTTGATACTGTTATTTTTTATCCCGCAGTCTAAGACCACTGCCCGGTCTTTATATTCTTCCCCTAATATTTTGGGTTGGGTCACTGAAACTTTGTCTACCAGGTCAATGTATTCGATTCCGGGCTGATTTTGGGCCATGGCCAGAAGTTCCTCATCATCAATCTCTTCTGTGGCCAGA
This window harbors:
- a CDS encoding putative Fe-S protein (PFAM: Putative Fe-S cluster), with product MSKVPIDIAQKNKILMLLPGYNCGICGYARCDEFAGALLRKRAPLEKCRFMYQEIFQDDLVKLQELLKETKIIPEKEKIVGVLDGYEADIILKPLPEEESCRETLYPFTREEIKQGEIIRYRPLGCPIIHFAKVLDENHGLITVHMIGPCHRLDSEADFDYKEIGVCMVGGFEGLIEGELPRVGETVRFLPYHCMMQKVHSGVVVQLEGRRAIIEGIDLKVWAPPVKG
- a CDS encoding hypothetical protein (PFAM: F420-0:Gamma-glutamyl ligase), with the protein product MEYSEGKNSYKLIAINTGYIKPGEPYDVILENAINLLEDGDFLVISETPLAVSQGRLVDEAEFKPSISAFILADVWSKYLWGYIFGPLMGIKKRTIKNLRKLPPEARSHKEVILQHYGWKHALKPASEAGVDLSNAPGSYVSLLPDDPQGLSEEISLKIQRISGKNVTVMIIDTDATYKIGKTIFTSLPISIAEIKNNWGMFGYLLGRLGHIVGPTPLGVSQEHNIDKILQIARAAEEYQKIHENNMETVYDMQKLLEGDVNTITIDMLDSITHTPAVIVRKYDK
- a CDS encoding Transcription factor E (TFE) (PFAM: TFIIE alpha subunit~TIGRFAM: TIGR00373 family protein); amino-acid sequence: MLKLNDPEIQELLKMSKHEGGNAMLADPNVQEILIDVTKDDENSIPIIQCLLNGKTTDEEIAEETEIRLNIVRRILYKLYDAGVASYKRSKDPETQWYTYSWKFEEEKIAEIISEKFEKFSREIHQSLEYEEDNMFFVCPNGCRYNFEEASERNFICPDCNTNMEFQDNSSIITELKELKEKMS
- a CDS encoding TIGR00295 family protein (PFAM: HD domain~TIGRFAM: TIGR00295 family protein; uncharacterized domain HDIG), with the translated sequence MGEYLILNKYPSSNILKEFDCPFFVIEHSQAVLSRAIKLVTDFELDVDLDLVKTGAILHDVGRSRTHGIDHAIVGAEILKNREFPPEVVNIVERHIGAGITKKEALSLGLPPKDYIPITLEEKLVAHADNLIHGTQEVNLDFVIKKWKKNLGENHPSIPKIIKLHYEITGAKFQLPKSRIRSQ
- a CDS encoding hypothetical protein (PFAM: TfuA-like protein), with translation MDKKRIVVFIGPSLPLKEAQKILDAEYHPPVARDDVAILLNDPPDIIGIIDGVFYQQPAVSHREILKALEAGITVVGGSSMGALRSAELDYAGMIGIGTVYQKYRDGVIESDDDVAIVFNPVTHELLCEALVSMNHNFQMAEKEGIITSEDVETLYQTAKNIYYPQRTYPRVLKDSNLGEDKIHELEVFLDNNQIDVKAEDARKVLEYLKKMV
- a CDS encoding TIGR00268 family protein (PFAM: ExsB~TIGRFAM: TIGR00268 family protein), producing the protein MDIKGKMDRLRDYLHGKKVVVAFSGGADSTLLAWLAKEEAKDAMAVTVDNGVMPAECVQNAEQIAQKIGIKHLVVRENFLEDLAFEINPPNRCYVCKMKMHQRLEKIAKKGHYDAVVDGTNISDLMEDRPGIMVNIEKNVKTPLVKSGFTSPDVKEVLKQNNMDYNPSTTCFATRIPTGKAITSKKINRISYAENLIKNLTGLEVVRVRDDDGMARIEVQNVDKLIDRGLLHHLDLELKAVGFRRVTLDISGHDDSKDQMMIYKPCKGDKNKIMFETELPYHFNISETCLELETLGKVKCSKEMGIVMLEIEGTNFTLFANGKIVARKVRGPKEAQELLFKVLPCLRRQITNLNNFD
- a CDS encoding putative transcriptional regulator, C-terminal CBS domain containing protein (PFAM: CBS domain), which gives rise to MQIKDIMSEEIHYIQVPGNRANALEIMRKNNVSGLPVVKKGTKTLVGILTRTDLVENPDEEQIALIMTREMITVAPDDDIRDAAKKMVENNIRRVPVVDNEELVGLVTASDLINKALWKMDLNDPAENYILLNVPTTWERTPLNVAFSIMRYFNLKVLLALNNEGKPSGILTETDFLEESEVVSEQTVHNTSVGTEGDKWSWDSTNVLYVFKNHLQFSDKEVRDVATSDLAIVTTKTPVKDCANKMRQRNIEQMPVIDVEGELVGLVRAGDLIKSIID
- a CDS encoding universal stress protein UspA-like protein (PFAM: Universal stress protein family), encoding MYQKILLPTDGSKFAEKAAEHAIWIASKSGAEIIVLNVIETSSLVGLPAEDLIVRIKEMLKEEGRRSLERISEMVTEEEKELKIEDIQITLKTEEGSPADAILKTVEKEDVDLVVMGTSGKHGLDRFLLGSVTEKVVRSAKCPVLAVH